Proteins encoded by one window of Aliivibrio wodanis:
- the rpsF gene encoding 30S ribosomal protein S6 produces MRHYEIVFMVHPDQSEQVAGMIERYTGSITEAGGTIHRLEDWGRRQMAYPINKLHKAHYVLMNVESEQSVIDELETAFRYNDAVLRNMIMRTKAAITEPSVMMKAKEERSAKREDAAPRAEEAAAE; encoded by the coding sequence ATGCGTCATTATGAAATCGTATTCATGGTGCATCCTGATCAAAGCGAGCAAGTTGCTGGCATGATCGAGCGTTACACTGGTTCAATCACAGAAGCTGGTGGTACTATCCACCGTCTAGAAGATTGGGGTCGTCGTCAAATGGCTTACCCAATCAACAAACTGCATAAAGCACACTACGTTCTTATGAACGTTGAGTCTGAGCAGTCTGTAATTGATGAACTAGAAACTGCATTCCGTTACAACGATGCTGTTCTACGTAACATGATCATGCGTACTAAAGCTGCGATCACTGAGCCATCAGTAATGATGAAAGCTAAAGAAGAGCGTTCTGCTAAGCGTGAAGACGCTGCACCACGCGCTGAAGAAGCTGCTGCTGAGTAA
- the priB gene encoding primosomal replication protein N yields the protein MTNRLELSGIIAKAPVRSLSPAGIPHCHFVIEHRSIKQEAGLSREVYCRMNVVVSGQGSQALTANLAQSSNVTVGGFITYQTGRNGVARVVLHAEHIKLI from the coding sequence ATGACCAATCGATTGGAGTTGAGCGGTATTATCGCTAAGGCTCCGGTTCGAAGTCTAAGTCCTGCGGGCATACCTCATTGTCATTTTGTCATTGAGCATCGTTCGATTAAACAGGAAGCTGGCTTATCACGTGAAGTCTATTGCAGAATGAACGTGGTAGTTAGTGGACAAGGGTCTCAAGCTTTAACTGCAAACTTGGCTCAAAGCAGTAACGTTACGGTAGGTGGTTTTATCACTTATCAGACAGGCCGAAATGGCGTGGCGAGAGTAGTGTTACATGCTGAGCATATTAAATTAATTTAG
- the rpsR gene encoding 30S ribosomal subunit protein S18 has protein sequence MARFFRRRKFCRFTAEGVQEIDYKDVATLKNYITEAGKIVPSRITGTRAKYQRQLARAIKRSRYLALLPYTDKHL, from the coding sequence ATGGCTCGTTTCTTCCGTCGTCGTAAATTCTGCCGTTTTACAGCAGAAGGCGTACAAGAGATTGACTACAAAGACGTAGCAACTCTAAAAAACTACATCACTGAAGCTGGTAAAATCGTACCTAGCCGTATCACTGGTACTCGTGCTAAATACCAACGTCAGCTAGCTCGCGCTATCAAGCGTTCTCGTTACCTTGCACTTCTACCGTACACAGATAAGCATCTGTAA
- the rplI gene encoding 50S ribosomal subunit protein L9 translates to MQVILLDKIGNLGSLGDQVNVKAGYARNFLIPQGKVVMATKANVEMFETRRAELEANVAKQLAAAEARAESVNALEVTIASKSGDEGKLFGSIGNRDIADAATAAGVAIAKSEVRLPEGALRTTGSFEVSIQLHSEVFATLKLEVVAAE, encoded by the coding sequence ATGCAAGTTATTCTACTTGATAAAATCGGTAACCTAGGTAGCCTTGGCGACCAAGTTAACGTTAAAGCTGGTTACGCACGTAACTTCCTTATCCCACAAGGTAAGGTTGTTATGGCAACTAAAGCTAACGTAGAGATGTTTGAAACTCGTCGTGCTGAACTAGAAGCTAACGTTGCTAAGCAACTAGCTGCTGCAGAAGCTCGCGCTGAGTCTGTTAACGCTCTAGAAGTTACTATCGCATCAAAATCTGGTGACGAAGGTAAACTATTCGGTTCAATCGGTAATCGTGACATCGCTGACGCTGCTACAGCTGCTGGCGTTGCAATCGCGAAAAGCGAAGTTCGTCTTCCTGAAGGCGCTCTACGTACTACTGGTTCTTTCGAAGTTAGCATCCAACTTCACTCTGAAGTATTTGCTACATTGAAATTAGAAGTTGTTGCTGCTGAGTAA
- the metF gene encoding methylenetetrahydrofolate reductase, with translation MAYSHASHLESLNQNIAELDGSINVSFEFFPPSSEKMEETLWNSIHRLKTLKPKFVSVTYGANSGERDRTHSIIKEIKEQTGLVAAPHLTCIDASRSELVDIANDYWANGIKDIVALRGDIPAGGGAPEMYASDLVELLKSQHDFDISVAAFPEVHPEAKSAQADLLNLKRKVDAGANRAITQFFFDVESYLRFRDRCVSAGIDVEIIPGILPVSNFKQASRFAKMNNVKIPGWMAQQFEGLDDDPVTRQMVGASHAIDMTRILSREGVKDFHFYTLNRAEHTYALCHTLGVRPKG, from the coding sequence ATGGCCTATTCACACGCAAGCCACTTAGAGTCACTAAATCAAAATATTGCTGAACTAGATGGCAGTATTAATGTTTCTTTTGAATTTTTTCCACCAAGTTCAGAAAAAATGGAAGAAACACTGTGGAACTCTATTCACCGCTTAAAAACACTGAAACCAAAATTTGTATCGGTAACTTACGGTGCTAACTCTGGCGAGCGTGACCGCACTCACTCAATCATTAAAGAAATTAAAGAACAAACAGGTCTGGTTGCAGCCCCTCACCTAACTTGTATTGATGCAAGCCGCTCAGAGCTTGTAGATATTGCTAATGATTATTGGGCAAATGGCATTAAAGATATTGTTGCACTGCGTGGTGATATTCCAGCAGGTGGCGGTGCTCCAGAAATGTATGCATCAGATTTGGTTGAGTTGTTGAAATCTCAACATGACTTTGATATTTCAGTAGCGGCATTTCCTGAAGTTCACCCTGAAGCAAAAAGTGCACAAGCTGATTTGTTAAACCTAAAACGTAAAGTGGATGCGGGTGCGAATCGTGCTATTACTCAATTCTTCTTTGATGTAGAAAGTTACCTTCGTTTTCGTGACCGCTGTGTCTCTGCTGGTATTGATGTTGAGATCATTCCAGGTATTTTACCCGTTTCAAACTTCAAGCAAGCCTCTCGTTTTGCCAAAATGAATAACGTGAAGATTCCAGGTTGGATGGCACAGCAGTTTGAAGGCTTGGATGATGATCCAGTGACTCGTCAAATGGTAGGTGCGAGCCATGCGATTGATATGACGCGTATCTTAAGTCGTGAGGGTGTGAAAGACTTCCATTTCTATACGCTAAACCGTGCAGAACATACTTATGCGCTTTGTCATACATTAGGTGTTCGCCCTAAAGGTTAA
- the ppc gene encoding phosphoenolpyruvate carboxylase, whose protein sequence is MNEKYAALKSNVSMLGHLLGNTIRDAHGEELLAKVETIRKLSKTARAGSDDDRNALIEEIKSLPDDQLTPVARAFSQFLNLTNMAEQYHTISRHCEAHVCEPDAISTLFSKLSQNNVSKLDTAQAVRELNIELVLTAHPTEIARRTMINKLVKINECLSKLELGDISFSERDKTERRLEQLIAQAWHSDVIRQERPTPLDEAKWGFAVVENSLWQGIPDFLREFDQRLEGHLGEGLPIDARPVHMSSWMGGDRDGNPFVTHTITREVMLLSRWKAADLYLKDINELISELSMVKCSDEVRELAGDQHEPYRAILKQLRVLLGDTLESLDAQMKGERAPNKTILTDADQLWAPLYACYQSLHACGMGIIAEGSLLDTLRRVKAFGAHLVRLDIRQESTRHSDVLSELTRYLGIGDYDQWSEQDKISFLVNELSSKRPLLPRNWEPSPEVQEVIDTCKVVAEQSKEALGSYVISMARTASDVLAVHLLLQEAGCPFRMDVCPLFETLDDLNRSKEVMEQLFSIDWYRGFIQNHQMVMIGYSDSAKDAGVMSAGWAQYSAMEALVEVCEKESIELTLFHGRGGTIGRGGAPAHAALLSQPPKSLKGGLRVTEQGEMIRFKLGLPEVAVNSFNLYASAILEANLLPPPEPKQDWRDLMEVLSEVSCEAYRNVVRGEKDFVPYFRAATPELELGKLPLGSRPAKRNPNGGVESLRAIPWIFSWSQNRLVLPAWLGAGEAIQYSIDKGHQELLEEMCREWPFFSTRLGMLEMVYTKCNPQMSEYYDQRLTDKSLWPLGERLRNQLQADIKAVLNVENSDHLMESDPWGSESIKLRNIYVDPLNMLQAELLFRTRQQEDTSPELEEALMVTIAGISAGMRNTG, encoded by the coding sequence ATGAATGAAAAGTACGCTGCTTTGAAAAGCAATGTCAGCATGTTGGGTCACTTACTTGGAAACACGATTCGAGACGCACATGGTGAAGAGCTATTAGCAAAAGTTGAAACCATTCGTAAGCTGTCTAAAACAGCACGCGCAGGAAGCGACGATGACCGTAATGCACTGATTGAAGAAATTAAAAGTCTTCCAGATGATCAACTAACTCCAGTTGCTCGTGCATTCAGTCAGTTCCTAAATTTAACCAATATGGCAGAGCAGTACCATACGATTTCACGTCATTGTGAAGCACACGTATGTGAACCTGATGCTATTAGCACCCTATTCTCTAAACTAAGCCAAAATAACGTTAGTAAGTTGGATACAGCACAAGCGGTTCGTGAATTAAACATTGAGCTTGTTTTAACGGCACATCCAACCGAAATTGCACGTCGCACTATGATCAACAAGTTGGTGAAAATCAACGAATGTTTATCAAAGCTTGAGCTTGGTGATATCTCTTTCTCTGAACGTGATAAAACGGAACGTCGACTTGAACAACTGATTGCTCAAGCGTGGCACTCTGATGTTATCCGTCAAGAACGCCCAACCCCATTAGACGAAGCAAAATGGGGCTTTGCCGTTGTTGAGAACTCGTTATGGCAAGGTATTCCGGATTTCTTACGTGAATTCGACCAACGTTTAGAAGGTCACCTTGGTGAAGGTCTTCCAATTGATGCTCGTCCTGTGCATATGTCCTCTTGGATGGGCGGTGACCGTGATGGTAACCCGTTTGTAACACACACTATCACTCGTGAAGTAATGCTTCTTTCTCGCTGGAAAGCCGCTGATCTGTACTTGAAAGACATTAACGAATTGATCAGTGAACTTTCGATGGTGAAATGTTCTGATGAAGTTCGTGAGCTAGCAGGTGATCAACACGAACCTTACCGTGCGATCCTAAAACAGCTTCGTGTATTACTAGGCGACACACTTGAAAGCCTAGATGCACAAATGAAAGGTGAACGAGCGCCGAATAAAACGATTCTTACCGATGCTGACCAACTATGGGCACCACTGTATGCGTGTTATCAATCACTGCATGCTTGCGGTATGGGTATCATTGCAGAAGGTTCACTATTAGATACATTACGTCGTGTGAAAGCGTTTGGGGCTCATCTTGTTCGTCTTGATATTCGCCAAGAAAGTACTCGTCACTCAGATGTTCTATCAGAGCTGACTCGTTACTTAGGCATTGGTGATTACGATCAGTGGAGCGAGCAAGACAAAATCTCTTTCCTTGTGAACGAGCTAAGCTCTAAGCGCCCTCTTTTACCTCGTAATTGGGAGCCATCTCCTGAAGTTCAAGAAGTTATCGACACCTGTAAAGTCGTTGCTGAGCAATCTAAAGAAGCGTTAGGCTCTTATGTTATTTCAATGGCTCGTACTGCATCTGATGTACTGGCTGTTCACTTATTACTTCAAGAAGCTGGTTGTCCATTCCGTATGGATGTTTGTCCACTGTTTGAAACGCTAGACGATTTAAACCGCTCAAAAGAAGTGATGGAACAGTTATTCTCCATTGATTGGTATCGTGGATTTATCCAGAACCATCAAATGGTAATGATCGGTTATTCAGACTCAGCAAAAGATGCTGGTGTAATGTCAGCAGGTTGGGCGCAATACAGCGCGATGGAAGCACTGGTTGAAGTGTGTGAGAAAGAGAGCATTGAGCTTACTTTATTCCACGGCCGTGGCGGTACTATTGGTCGTGGCGGCGCTCCAGCGCATGCAGCTCTTCTGTCTCAGCCACCGAAAAGTTTAAAAGGCGGTTTACGCGTAACAGAACAAGGTGAAATGATCCGCTTTAAATTGGGTCTACCTGAAGTTGCTGTAAACAGCTTTAACCTATACGCAAGTGCGATCCTTGAAGCTAACCTTCTGCCACCACCAGAGCCAAAACAAGATTGGCGTGATCTGATGGAAGTCCTGTCTGAAGTGTCATGTGAAGCCTACCGTAATGTGGTTCGTGGCGAAAAAGACTTTGTTCCTTACTTCCGTGCAGCAACACCGGAGTTAGAATTAGGTAAACTTCCGCTAGGATCTCGCCCTGCTAAGCGTAACCCAAATGGTGGCGTTGAAAGCTTACGTGCTATTCCATGGATCTTCTCATGGAGTCAAAACCGTTTGGTTCTTCCTGCGTGGCTAGGTGCTGGTGAAGCAATTCAATATTCAATTGATAAGGGTCATCAAGAGCTATTAGAAGAGATGTGTCGTGAATGGCCTTTCTTCTCTACTCGTCTTGGTATGCTTGAGATGGTTTACACCAAGTGTAATCCACAAATGTCTGAATACTACGATCAACGTTTAACAGACAAATCTCTATGGCCACTAGGTGAGCGTCTACGTAATCAATTACAAGCGGATATTAAAGCGGTATTGAACGTAGAGAACAGCGATCACTTAATGGAAAGTGACCCATGGGGTTCAGAGTCAATCAAGCTACGTAATATCTATGTTGATCCACTAAACATGCTGCAAGCTGAACTGCTGTTCCGTACTCGTCAACAAGAAGATACATCACCAGAGCTTGAAGAGGCTCTAATGGTTACGATTGCAGGTATTTCTGCAGGTATGCGTAACACTGGTTAA
- the argE gene encoding acetylornithine deacetylase, translating to MKFPEFKEYYQQLISTSSISSTDSSWDEGNAEVIHKLAQWCEDLGCEVEIEEIEKGKLNLLAKLGSGEGGLLLAGHTDTVPYDQGRWNYEPHALTEANDRFYGLGTADMKGFFAFILEAIKNINWKEQSKPLYILATCDEETTMLGARHFASNTQIKPDYCIIGEPTSLKPIRGHKGHVANAVRVTGKSGHSSDPAHGVNALEIMNEIMFALMHLKNKLVKEYHNPGFSIPYPTLNLGHIHGGDSPNRICGCCELHYDVRPLPGISLDGLDNMLRDALKEVEAKWPGRIDITPLHEPIPGYECSADSPIVTSTAEICGQEVETVNYCTEAPFLQDLCPTLVLGPGSIEQAHQPDEFLAFSFIDPTINVLSKLMYKHCF from the coding sequence ATGAAATTTCCAGAATTTAAAGAGTATTATCAGCAACTCATTTCGACCTCATCGATCAGCTCAACTGACTCAAGTTGGGATGAAGGCAATGCCGAAGTCATCCATAAATTAGCGCAATGGTGTGAAGATTTAGGGTGTGAAGTCGAAATTGAAGAGATTGAAAAAGGCAAACTCAATCTATTGGCTAAATTAGGTTCAGGCGAAGGTGGGTTATTACTCGCAGGACATACAGATACCGTGCCTTATGACCAAGGACGTTGGAACTATGAGCCTCATGCCTTAACCGAAGCCAATGACCGATTTTATGGTTTAGGTACTGCCGATATGAAGGGCTTTTTTGCTTTCATCTTAGAGGCGATTAAAAATATCAATTGGAAAGAGCAATCTAAGCCACTTTATATTCTAGCAACCTGCGATGAAGAAACGACCATGCTAGGGGCTCGTCACTTTGCCTCAAACACTCAAATCAAACCGGATTACTGCATCATTGGTGAACCGACGAGTTTAAAACCTATTCGTGGGCATAAAGGGCATGTTGCTAATGCCGTTCGAGTTACAGGAAAATCGGGACACTCTTCTGATCCTGCTCATGGTGTGAATGCATTAGAGATCATGAATGAGATCATGTTTGCCTTAATGCATTTAAAAAACAAACTGGTTAAGGAATACCATAACCCTGGATTCTCGATTCCATACCCAACATTAAACCTCGGTCATATCCATGGCGGCGATAGCCCTAACCGTATCTGTGGCTGTTGTGAGTTGCACTATGATGTGCGTCCATTACCAGGGATCAGCCTTGATGGGTTAGACAATATGCTGCGTGATGCATTAAAAGAGGTTGAAGCTAAGTGGCCTGGTCGTATTGATATCACCCCTCTTCATGAGCCTATTCCAGGTTACGAATGTAGCGCAGACAGCCCAATTGTGACCAGTACTGCTGAGATTTGTGGACAAGAAGTCGAGACAGTGAACTATTGTACCGAAGCGCCTTTCTTACAAGATCTTTGCCCAACGCTCGTTTTAGGTCCTGGTTCAATTGAACAAGCGCACCAACCTGATGAATTTTTAGCGTTTTCTTTTATTGACCCAACGATCAATGTATTGAGCAAGTTAATGTACAAGCACTGTTTCTAG